Part of the Candidatus Methylomirabilis limnetica genome is shown below.
CCGGAATATGACGGTAGCCGCCAGTGTGCATCTTGTTGAGGACATGGGCGATGCTATCGTCCATGACTACGGTCTCAGGATTATGGGTCATAGTCCTCTCGACAGGACTATCCAGGTCGAGATGTCCCGCTACCTTCTTCAGGATGTCCCGCTCCGTGAGGATTCCGACAAGCCGGTCGCCTTCCGTCACCAGTACGCAGCCGACATGGGCGTCGTTCATCGCCGTGGTCGCGTCCCGCAATGGGGTACCTACACGAACACAGATCGGATCACGCGGCCCCAGCTCTCGAATGGGCACCATCAGGATCGCACCATCTGCTCTCTCGGTGTCCTCGTACGCGTCCTCAAACTCGCTTGCTGCAATGCCCATGATGGTCAGCCTCCTGATCTTGATGCCAGAGTGCGCTAAACCGCTAAGTATTTCAGCTTTCCACCTCGCCTCCTTATCGATCTAACGATAGCCGTAGTGTGACGCGAAGTCAAGGTGAAAGCAGGGGGGGAGGGCATGCGCGACGTGTAGAATAGGCTACTTTGCAGTTGACAGTCTCTGGGAGCTCTACTATATTTAGCTAGAAAATAGCATTCAGCATTCAGCCTTCAGCTATCAGCCTCCGATAGGGCAGAGGGGTGTATCACAAAGAGCCGGCCGCTGAGGGCTGATCGTTTGCTCAGGTTGTATTATCGTGGGCCGTGGTGAGGCCTGGCCTCAGAGGGTGTGACTTGGTTGAGCTGATCGTTGATGGTATGCCGATGCAGGTTCCCGCCGGGACGTCAATTCTCGAAGCGGTTCTGCGGACCGGTGGCGAGATACCGCATTTTTGCTATCACCCAAAACTCCGCGTGGTGGGCAGTTGTCGGATGTGTCAGGTGGAGGTGCAGGGAGCCCCAAAGCTGGTGATCTCATGTGCCACCCCCGTTGCGGATGGGATGGAGGTGTTCACGGCCTCTGAACGCGTGAAAAAGGCCAGGAATGCGGTGCTGGAGTTTCTGCTGCTGAACCACCCACTCGATTGTCCCGTCTGCGATAAGGGTGGAGAGTGTCCGCTTCAGAATTACACGCTCAAGTTCGGCCCAGGCGAAAGCCGCTTTATCGAACCGAAGATCCATCGCATTAAGCACCAGCCGATCGGCCAGTTCATCATCTTCGACGCGGAGCGGTGCATTTTGTGTACACGCTGTGTCCGATTTTGTCAGGATGTGACGGGTACTGCAGAACTGGGCGTGTTCGGCCGAGGCGACCGATCCGAGATCGGCCTCTTCCCTGGTCAGAGCCTGGATAACAGATACTCGGGGAACGTGATCGACCTCTGTCCGGTAGGGGCACTGACAAGCAGGGACTATCGATTTGCCGCGAGGCCATGGGATCTGGTCAAACAGGTTCCGTCGATATGTGGGCTGTGCAGCGCCGGGTGCAACATGACGGTGGATGTTCGGCATAAGGAGCAGGGCCAGCAGATTCTCCGCATCCGCCCCAGAGTGAACAATGAGGTCAATGGACACTGGATCTGTGACGAGGGCCGCTTCGGGTTTCATTTTGCTGAGGACCCAGGACGGATCGGTCAGCCATTGATACAGCGAGATGGTGAGTTGCAGCCGGTGAGCTGGAACGAGGCGATCGGCCGCATTGCCGACGACATCGCCCGAATCCTCCGGGAGAAGGGAGCCGAGGCCATCGGTGTGATCGCATCGGCACGGCTGACCAACGAGGAGGCATTCCTCATTCGACACCTGTTTGGAGAAAGGCTCGGCATTTCAAACATAGATCACCGGGTGAGGCGATCTCAGGATACTGGGGGCGATGCGCCGGAAGATCACCTGCTTCGGCGGACCGATAAGTACCCTAACTCAGTCGGGATGCGCACGCTGGGACTTCTCCCAAGGGCCCAGGGGATGGGGACCAGAGAGATGCTCCACGCCGCAAGCGAAGGTCGGTTGGCTGCCTTGCTCGTCTTTGGGGAGGATCTGGTGACTGCACTGTCAGGAGAACTTGCCGTTGCAGAGTCGCTTGAGAAGCTAGAGCTGCTGGTCGCTCACGATTTATTCTTGACAGCGACGGCAAAGCTGGCGCATGTTGTCCTTCCAGGATTAAGCTTTTACGAAAAAGAGGGAACGTTCACAAATTTCGCGGGAAGGGTTCAGCGCCTCCAGCCTGCGCTGGAACCATTAGGTCGCGCGATTTCGCTTGCCGAGATCCTTCAGCGTCTCGCACGCCAACTGGAACTTCCCCTTGTGGAAGGGAACGCGGAAGCGGTGTGGAATGCTCTCGCCCAATCAGTTTCGGCATATGCAGGCGTGACGTACGAGAGCATCAGTGAGTTGGGAACGCCATTGGCGGATACGCCGGTGGCAAGATAACAGCAATACCGAAGCTATCAGCCCTCAGCGCTCAGCGAAAGCACGGGCGGAAGAAAAACAGAATCCGGTTGCTGAATGCTGACGGCTGAATGCTTACATTTGCAAGGAGACTTCTGATGGGATTGTTCGACAACACACAAATGAATCCGGGCGTCGTCACGACGACGGTCGAGTGGCTTTTCAACTGGGCCCGTAAGTCTTCCCCGTGGCCGATGACCTTTGGTCTGGCCTGTTGCGCGATCGAGATGATGGCCGCCGGCGCTTCCCGTTACGATCTTGACCGGTTTGGGGCCGGTGTCTTTCGCCCATCCCCCCGCCAGTCCGACGTCATGATCGTTGCCGGGACCGTTACCGAGAAGATGGCTCCTCGCATCAAGACCCTTTACGAGCAGATGCCTGACCCCAAGTGGGTGATTGCCATGGGCGCCTGCGCCATCTCCGGTGGCCCATTCTACTACGACACCTACCACGTCGTGAAGGGGGTGGACCTGCTTGTCCCGGTCGATGTCTACGTTCCCGGCTGCCCGCCCACCCCTGAGGCGCTCATCTTCGGTATCCTCACCCTCCAGGATCAGATCACCCGCGGCGCGCGCGGCAAACCAGGCGGCCGGCCGACCCTGCCCACGCCCCTGGTGGCGGCCTAAGGGGGGCACCATGGGACGCTACTTCTCAGACCTGTTCGGCGGCAGCGCGAGCATTCTTCGCTCCATGTGGGTGACGCTCCGCTACCTCTTTACCCGTGCTATCACCGTCCAGTATCCCGATGAGCAGCGGCCGCAACCGTTGCGCGCGCTGAACCGCCACGTACTGACCATCGAGGAATCTACCGGACAGCTCAAGTGTACCGCCTGCGAGGCCTGCGCCAAAATCTGCCCCACCCGCTGTATCGAGCTCACCGGTACCGGCAAGGGGAAGAACCGTCACCCGTCAGCGTTTGCCATCGATCACAACCTCTGCATGTACTGTAACCTCTGCGTCGAGGTGTGCCCCTTCGACGCTATTACGATGTGGACGCGGATCGGCGAACTCAGCTCAGCCGATCGCAGTAGCTTGGTCTACGATTTACGGACCCTGACCGCCGACCGCTACTTCCCCTCTCCGACGACCCCCGAAAGGCCGTCAGTTCCCGAAAAACCACCGGTTCCCGAGCCCGAGAAGGTGGAGGTAGGGGCTACGGCACCCTCTGCCTGAGATGAGTGATCCAGTGGAAGATGTAATCATCCTTGGCTCAGGTCCGGCAGGCCTGACTTCGTCCCTGTACACCGCCAGAGCCAATCTACGTCCCCTCCTGATCGAAGGAACCGAGGCCGGTGGGCAGTTGGTCCTGACGACGCTGGTAGAGAACTATCCGGGATTCCCGGATGGGCTCCTGGGACCTGACCTGATTCGTTCGATGCGACAGCAGACGGAGCGGTTTGGCACGAGGTTCTTGAGCGGGGATGTTACGGCCGTGGATCTGAGCAGAAGGCCGTTTACCATCACCGTAGAAAATGAAGCGCGTCAGACCAATGCGCTGATCATCGCGACTGGCGCTTCGGCGAATCTGATCGGGCTCGAATCTGAACGCAAGCTGCTGGGGCATGGGGTCTCGACCTGCGCCACGTGCGATGGTTTCTTTTTTAGAGATCAGCACGTGGCTATCGTGGGCGGGGGCGACTCGGCTGTTGAGGAGGCGATCTTCCTCGCGAAGTTCGCGACGAAGGTCACGCTGATTCATCGGCGCGATAAGCTTCGAGCGTCGAAGATCATGCAAGAACGGGCCTTCAAGAATCCGAAGATCGAGTTCTTGTGGAATCGAACGATTGTAGAGATTCTTGACGTGTCACAAGGAAAGGTAACCGGGATCACAACCAGGGTCGATGGTTTGACATTGCTGGAGACGCTCAACTGCGATGGGGTGTTCGTTGCGATCGGGCATTCCCCTAATACCGCGCTGTTCTCGGGGCAGTTAGAGATGGATGAGCGAGGTTATATTGTGACGCATCACGGGACGATGACCAGCATCCCCGGTGTTTTTGCTGCCGGCGATGTGCAGGACCATGTCTACAAGCAGGCCATCACCGCCGCCGGATCGGGGTGCATGGCCGCCCTCGATGCCGAGCGCTACCTGGAGAACTTGGGGTGACGAAACGTTCGGGGTGCGAGGCGCCAAGTGCAACGACGCGATAGACGCAACAGACGCGATAGACGCAAATCATGGTGATGAAACCGATGAAGACCCTCCTCGACCTGGAGGAGGGTCTGCGAATTGTGATGGATGCGGCCCAGCCGATAGAGCGGACTGAGCATGTGGCGCCGCTTGAGGCGGTCGGCCGGGTTCTGGCCGAAGATATCTGCGCATCGATGGATGTCCCGCCCTTTGCTCGGGCGGCCATGGACGGGTATGCGGTCAGGGCAGAGGATACGTTCGGCGCTGGAAACTTTTCACCGAAGATTCTGGAACTCATTGAGGTGATTCACGCCGGAGAGTCCGCCCATCGGAGCGTCCTCCCCGGGAGCTGCATCCAGGTGGCGACTGGAGCCCCGATGCCCGATGGCGCCGATGCCGTCGTCATGGTAGAAGATACGGAGCTGGACAGCACCAAGGTGAAGGTCTACAAGCCTGTCTATCCCCAACAGCACGCCTCACCGATGGGCGAGGACATTCCACAGGGCCGCCTCGTCCTGCAACGCGGGGTACGCCTGGACCCGAGCAAGATCGGAGTGCTGGCGGCTCTTGGGCTGCA
Proteins encoded:
- a CDS encoding CBS domain-containing protein, whose translation is MGIAASEFEDAYEDTERADGAILMVPIRELGPRDPICVRVGTPLRDATTAMNDAHVGCVLVTEGDRLVGILTERDILKKVAGHLDLDSPVERTMTHNPETVVMDDSIAHVLNKMHTGGYRHIPVLDGQGRPVGIVSMRNVVKFIVSLFPTVVLNEPPEPGLSARELHGG
- the trxB gene encoding thioredoxin-disulfide reductase encodes the protein MSDPVEDVIILGSGPAGLTSSLYTARANLRPLLIEGTEAGGQLVLTTLVENYPGFPDGLLGPDLIRSMRQQTERFGTRFLSGDVTAVDLSRRPFTITVENEARQTNALIIATGASANLIGLESERKLLGHGVSTCATCDGFFFRDQHVAIVGGGDSAVEEAIFLAKFATKVTLIHRRDKLRASKIMQERAFKNPKIEFLWNRTIVEILDVSQGKVTGITTRVDGLTLLETLNCDGVFVAIGHSPNTALFSGQLEMDERGYIVTHHGTMTSIPGVFAAGDVQDHVYKQAITAAGSGCMAALDAERYLENLG
- a CDS encoding molybdopterin-dependent oxidoreductase, which encodes MVELIVDGMPMQVPAGTSILEAVLRTGGEIPHFCYHPKLRVVGSCRMCQVEVQGAPKLVISCATPVADGMEVFTASERVKKARNAVLEFLLLNHPLDCPVCDKGGECPLQNYTLKFGPGESRFIEPKIHRIKHQPIGQFIIFDAERCILCTRCVRFCQDVTGTAELGVFGRGDRSEIGLFPGQSLDNRYSGNVIDLCPVGALTSRDYRFAARPWDLVKQVPSICGLCSAGCNMTVDVRHKEQGQQILRIRPRVNNEVNGHWICDEGRFGFHFAEDPGRIGQPLIQRDGELQPVSWNEAIGRIADDIARILREKGAEAIGVIASARLTNEEAFLIRHLFGERLGISNIDHRVRRSQDTGGDAPEDHLLRRTDKYPNSVGMRTLGLLPRAQGMGTREMLHAASEGRLAALLVFGEDLVTALSGELAVAESLEKLELLVAHDLFLTATAKLAHVVLPGLSFYEKEGTFTNFAGRVQRLQPALEPLGRAISLAEILQRLARQLELPLVEGNAEAVWNALAQSVSAYAGVTYESISELGTPLADTPVAR
- a CDS encoding NuoI/complex I 23 kDa subunit family protein translates to MGRYFSDLFGGSASILRSMWVTLRYLFTRAITVQYPDEQRPQPLRALNRHVLTIEESTGQLKCTACEACAKICPTRCIELTGTGKGKNRHPSAFAIDHNLCMYCNLCVEVCPFDAITMWTRIGELSSADRSSLVYDLRTLTADRYFPSPTTPERPSVPEKPPVPEPEKVEVGATAPSA
- a CDS encoding NADH-quinone oxidoreductase subunit B, producing MGLFDNTQMNPGVVTTTVEWLFNWARKSSPWPMTFGLACCAIEMMAAGASRYDLDRFGAGVFRPSPRQSDVMIVAGTVTEKMAPRIKTLYEQMPDPKWVIAMGACAISGGPFYYDTYHVVKGVDLLVPVDVYVPGCPPTPEALIFGILTLQDQITRGARGKPGGRPTLPTPLVAA